The region AGTTTTGTAGCGAAACTAAATCAGGTATATACGACAACTTCACGCTACAAAAGCAATGTTAAACTTATTCAAGTCTATCTTCGGCTCATCCGACAGTGCCAATATCCAGGACATTCTCAGTGACGGGGCTGTACTCATTGATGTACGCTCTCCCGGCGAATTTGCCGGAGGCCACGTAAAAGGTGCTGTAAACATCCCGCTGGACCAGGTTGATGCCAGGATTGCCCAAATCAAAAGATACAATAAACCGATTGTCCTTTGCTGTGCATCC is a window of Spirosoma linguale DSM 74 DNA encoding:
- a CDS encoding Rhodanese domain protein (PFAM: Rhodanese domain protein~SMART: Rhodanese domain protein~KEGG: mxa:MXAN_4314 rhodanese-like domain- containing protein); protein product: MLNLFKSIFGSSDSANIQDILSDGAVLIDVRSPGEFAGGHVKGAVNIPLDQVDARIAQIKRYNKPIVLCCASGMRSARAKGLLISQGITDVHDAGSWRNIR